The nucleotide sequence GCCCTGAATGAAAAATGTTACGCCCTGTCCGTGGAGCTGCTTTCCGAGTGTGGCGGCAGCCTTGATGACAACGGTGAACAATCCTCGACCTATCTCCATGTTGTGGACCGTGACCCCGTGGAACTGGTCATCACGAACGCATCGCTCCGGAAAGACGGGAAAATCTTCATCATGGGTTACAGTTACTACACGGGCGAGGAGTACGAGCAGGAATGTGACGTAGAATCCGGCATGGACATACTGAATTTTATCCTTTCCCAAAAAAGTTTTGAGTGCTATGAATGAAGATAAGATATTGCAAATGTTCTTCGACATAGGCCGGTGGACGAAGGCCATTGAAAAAGGCGTGCTGAAAGACATTAGGAAAGACCAACTTATTCGGCTGACCGACGAGCATACCCGTATGGCGATGGCCTATGCCATGCGCCGGGGAAAGTACGAGATTTCCCCTCCCCACACGGCGCAGATACCCAAGGACAACGGTGAGTTCCGCACAGTGTACGTAAACGAGCCGATGGACCGCGTAGTACTGGGTATCGCCAACGACCTGCTCTTCGAGTTGATGCCGGAGATGCTGCACTCTTCGTGCAAGTCCTACCAGACCGGTATAGGGTGCGGCAAGGTAGTTACGGAAGTCAGCCACCGGATGACAGAAACCGGCAATAGCGGCTGTCTGGGCTGGAAGTCCGACCTTTCCAAATACTTCGACAGTGTTCCGATACGGTTCATCGACGAGGCGTTCGACAAGGTGGAGGCCAAACACGGCCAGTCTGCCCTGATAGACGTACTTAGGAAATATTACCACTCGGACCTCTATTTCGATGAAGATAACCGGTTGCAAAGCAAGTATCAATCCTTGAAACAGGGTTGTGCTGTGGCTAGCTGGCTGGCGGATGTACTGCTCTACGACCTAGACAGGGAACTGTCACAAATGAACGGCTACTACGTCCGGTATTCCGACGATATGCTTTTTATCGGCAAGGATTATGAAAAAGCGATGGACACACTCCAAAAACGCCTGGAAGATAAATCCATGAAGCTAAATCCCAAGAAAGTGGAATACCTGGCAGCCGATGTCTGGTTCAAGTTCTTAGGATTCAGTATCAAGGGCGGCATGGTCTCGCTCTCGTCATCACGCATCAAGACC is from Barnesiella intestinihominis YIT 11860 and encodes:
- a CDS encoding RNA-directed DNA polymerase translates to MNEDKILQMFFDIGRWTKAIEKGVLKDIRKDQLIRLTDEHTRMAMAYAMRRGKYEISPPHTAQIPKDNGEFRTVYVNEPMDRVVLGIANDLLFELMPEMLHSSCKSYQTGIGCGKVVTEVSHRMTETGNSGCLGWKSDLSKYFDSVPIRFIDEAFDKVEAKHGQSALIDVLRKYYHSDLYFDEDNRLQSKYQSLKQGCAVASWLADVLLYDLDRELSQMNGYYVRYSDDMLFIGKDYEKAMDTLQKRLEDKSMKLNPKKVEYLAADVWFKFLGFSIKGGMVSLSSSRIKTFQHEIERRTIRCRDTTLVKAVDAVNRYLYKGEFSWAIQVLPVCNVKSDLNELNKFVMDCFRVIQTGRCKIGGLGYVRTKPDGCIVRGRGRNVKANRDKTDRDIPGYLTVGCMRNALLTSRAVYNTLVASL